A region of Nocardioides sp. JS614 DNA encodes the following proteins:
- a CDS encoding very short patch repair endonuclease — MTKTKTQVVQPRDPAVTSRIMSAVRAKDTKPELLLRRAVHARGGRYRLHAPDVPGRPDLVVRGKKIAIFVDGDLWHGNPAEWRRRGKDDLAGLFPTRTQWWVDKIERNVRRDQDVDRELAARGWRVLRLWASDIIADPDAAADRVIIALREDS; from the coding sequence ATGACCAAGACCAAAACGCAAGTAGTCCAGCCGCGCGATCCGGCCGTGACCAGTCGCATCATGAGCGCGGTTCGCGCGAAGGACACCAAGCCCGAGCTCCTCCTCCGCCGCGCCGTGCATGCGCGCGGCGGCCGATACCGCCTGCACGCGCCGGACGTGCCGGGGCGCCCAGACCTGGTGGTTCGCGGCAAGAAGATCGCCATCTTCGTCGACGGCGACCTTTGGCACGGCAACCCCGCAGAGTGGCGACGTCGGGGCAAGGACGATCTGGCTGGTTTGTTCCCCACCCGGACCCAGTGGTGGGTGGACAAGATCGAACGGAACGTCCGACGAGATCAGGACGTCGACCGAGAGCTAGCCGCACGGGGATGGAGGGTGCTGCGCCTTTGGGCGAGCGACATCATCGCCGATCCAGACGCCGCAGCCGACCGCGTGATCATCGCCCTGCGGGAAGACTCATGA
- a CDS encoding sigma factor-like helix-turn-helix DNA-binding protein, whose amino-acid sequence MSDDHPAEPDWVAVFSPRSADDSAQDERSRAGAPSAGGCAETVDDLGDGDLGARGWLDDAWVALPERSRDILRRRLAGETLDEIGLALNLTRERVRQVQKASEGALVRAMENRAPQFLSALHTELGDSPAVAHRHLAKLVDAHSTTALGCLLKTLGASHPRTWAGALSEFWTFRPNELRQQLGRMVELAPLTHEEADQAAAGLGLPEDLDWRSVLAHRNSKLAAHDLGWIRPARLTRDVAYLWLKLEGEPRAADEIAVQAGCSEHAARENMRRDPAFSQVRPEGTWALSDWRVPGSENRYGSAVDALVEVLRDLGPLPVDQLRVETQRRYPVSDWRVNQCLSSNLIGLNPAGLYDLAERGAVPVEDTEPKQPPNIKTSGDVVGIELVVDREILRGSGIPVNRWLTWQLGLRTAPSTRYFALPEGHGEVRVTRMTSNAQVSSLRAVAAEFGLVEGCKFALLLNTSTDTASVRHICPQDACGARSATH is encoded by the coding sequence ATGAGCGACGACCATCCCGCCGAACCCGACTGGGTCGCCGTGTTCTCGCCTCGATCGGCGGATGACTCGGCCCAGGATGAGCGCAGCCGCGCGGGCGCGCCCAGCGCTGGCGGCTGTGCCGAGACGGTCGATGACCTGGGCGACGGGGACCTCGGCGCTCGCGGGTGGCTCGATGACGCTTGGGTGGCTCTCCCTGAACGCAGCCGAGACATCCTCCGTCGGCGCCTCGCTGGGGAGACACTGGATGAGATTGGACTGGCTCTGAACCTCACCCGCGAACGCGTCCGGCAGGTACAGAAGGCGTCTGAAGGCGCGCTCGTGCGCGCGATGGAAAATCGGGCCCCGCAGTTTCTCTCCGCCTTGCACACGGAACTCGGCGACTCCCCGGCGGTGGCGCATCGTCACCTCGCGAAGCTTGTGGACGCTCACTCCACGACCGCGCTGGGGTGTTTGCTCAAGACCTTGGGTGCCAGCCATCCCCGCACCTGGGCTGGGGCGCTCTCCGAGTTCTGGACCTTTCGGCCGAACGAGCTGCGACAACAATTGGGCCGAATGGTCGAGCTCGCACCCCTGACCCACGAGGAAGCTGACCAAGCCGCCGCCGGGCTTGGCCTTCCCGAGGACCTCGATTGGCGAAGCGTTCTCGCGCACAGAAACAGCAAACTGGCCGCCCACGATCTGGGTTGGATTCGACCCGCGCGACTCACCCGAGACGTGGCGTATCTCTGGCTCAAGCTCGAGGGCGAACCACGAGCTGCGGACGAGATCGCGGTACAGGCAGGATGCAGTGAACATGCCGCGCGGGAGAACATGCGACGAGACCCAGCCTTCTCACAAGTTCGACCAGAGGGCACTTGGGCGCTCTCCGATTGGCGTGTCCCCGGCTCAGAGAACCGCTATGGCTCCGCCGTTGACGCCCTGGTTGAGGTTCTCCGAGATCTCGGGCCGCTGCCTGTTGACCAACTCCGCGTTGAGACACAGCGCCGTTACCCCGTCAGTGATTGGCGGGTGAACCAGTGCCTGTCGAGCAACCTCATCGGGCTTAACCCCGCTGGCCTGTATGACCTGGCCGAACGGGGGGCTGTCCCCGTCGAGGACACGGAACCCAAGCAGCCTCCGAACATCAAGACCAGTGGAGACGTGGTGGGCATCGAACTCGTAGTCGACCGCGAGATCCTTCGCGGCAGCGGTATACCCGTGAATCGCTGGCTCACTTGGCAGCTGGGCCTCAGAACCGCTCCGTCGACAAGATACTTTGCCCTCCCGGAGGGACACGGCGAGGTGCGCGTCACGCGGATGACCAGCAATGCTCAAGTCTCGAGTTTGCGTGCGGTGGCCGCCGAGTTCGGCCTCGTTGAGGGCTGCAAGTTTGCGCTCCTGCTCAACACGAGCACGGACACCGCCAGCGTCCGCCACATCTGCCCGCAGGACGCGTGTGGCGCGCGTAGCGCGACGCACTGA
- a CDS encoding DEAD/DEAH box helicase family protein: MSGFLAPRALLAGGPRGLTLATERALWHLGFTDVRIIDGAGDEGADILAVRDREQWVLQCKFSSRGAVDRTGVDDAERARSRYGADHAVVVTNTSLNATAEARRKALGGIGIKVDAWAGPTLEAIYAKMPARVPSKYELRPYQLEAAERIQQDLEDTNRALLVLATGLGKTVVGGEVIRRHLESHPDARILVVAHMKELVEQLEKALWRHLDKSVPTQVLTGDTRPTSFEGVTVATIDSVLGLVRTDWRPSLIMIDETHHVGETGMFAQLLDECQDARQFGVTATPWRGDKFDITSRFGQPSYSLGIAEGMADGYLAQVDYRMYVDNLDWDFVRHASEHGYSIKELNKALFLPQRDEEIVDEFRQAWREIRDPRAIVFCQTIEHAERMATLLAGADQSWRRASYLHSGLSRQQRQILLNAFRLGRVPIITCVDVFNEGVDVPDVNLIAFLRVTHSRRIFVQQLGRGLRLREGKESLKVLDFVTDVRRVAAGLDLKRTLAAIRGGDIEELSLPLPGGSQITFNDETAGTLLDYWIRDAADLETAADEVRLQFPTAIGLE, from the coding sequence GTGAGCGGGTTCCTTGCCCCTCGCGCCCTCCTCGCGGGCGGTCCACGAGGCCTTACCCTCGCAACCGAGCGGGCGCTTTGGCACCTAGGTTTCACCGACGTCCGAATCATCGACGGCGCAGGCGACGAGGGAGCGGACATCCTGGCAGTCCGGGACCGCGAGCAGTGGGTGCTGCAGTGCAAGTTCTCGAGCAGAGGCGCCGTGGACCGCACGGGCGTCGACGACGCCGAGCGGGCCCGGTCCCGCTACGGGGCGGACCATGCCGTCGTCGTCACCAATACGAGCCTCAACGCCACCGCCGAGGCACGACGCAAGGCCCTCGGCGGGATCGGCATAAAGGTCGACGCGTGGGCTGGCCCGACCCTTGAGGCCATCTACGCGAAGATGCCCGCACGTGTCCCGTCTAAGTACGAGCTGCGCCCGTACCAGCTTGAAGCGGCCGAGCGGATTCAGCAGGACCTCGAGGACACGAACCGAGCCCTGCTCGTACTGGCGACCGGGCTCGGTAAGACGGTGGTCGGTGGCGAGGTGATACGGCGTCATCTGGAGAGCCACCCAGACGCCAGGATCCTGGTCGTCGCCCACATGAAGGAACTCGTCGAGCAGCTCGAGAAGGCCCTGTGGCGTCACCTGGACAAGTCAGTGCCAACCCAGGTCCTGACAGGCGACACCAGACCCACTTCTTTCGAAGGCGTCACCGTGGCGACGATCGATTCAGTGCTTGGCCTTGTCAGAACGGACTGGCGTCCATCGCTGATCATGATCGACGAGACCCACCACGTCGGAGAGACGGGCATGTTTGCCCAGCTCCTCGACGAGTGTCAGGACGCCCGCCAGTTCGGGGTCACGGCTACGCCCTGGCGAGGTGACAAGTTCGACATCACGTCCCGGTTCGGGCAACCTTCGTACAGCCTCGGCATTGCCGAGGGCATGGCGGACGGGTATCTCGCCCAAGTGGACTACCGCATGTACGTCGACAACCTCGACTGGGACTTCGTCCGCCACGCCAGCGAGCACGGCTACTCCATCAAGGAACTCAACAAGGCTCTTTTCCTTCCGCAGCGCGATGAGGAGATCGTCGACGAGTTCAGGCAGGCCTGGCGGGAGATCCGCGACCCGCGGGCCATCGTCTTCTGCCAGACGATCGAGCACGCGGAGCGTATGGCCACTCTGCTCGCTGGCGCCGATCAGAGCTGGCGCAGAGCCTCGTATCTGCACAGCGGGCTCAGCAGACAACAACGTCAGATTCTGCTCAATGCGTTCCGGCTCGGCCGGGTTCCCATCATCACGTGCGTCGATGTGTTCAACGAAGGCGTCGACGTACCCGACGTCAACCTCATCGCGTTCCTCCGTGTGACACACAGCCGACGAATCTTCGTCCAGCAGCTCGGCCGCGGCCTACGTCTACGCGAGGGCAAGGAGAGTCTCAAGGTGCTTGACTTCGTCACCGACGTGCGGCGCGTCGCCGCCGGCCTGGACCTCAAGCGAACCCTTGCGGCGATCCGGGGCGGAGACATCGAGGAACTCTCACTCCCGCTCCCCGGTGGTTCACAGATCACGTTCAACGACGAGACCGCCGGCACGCTCCTCGACTACTGGATCCGCGACGCCGCCGACCTTGAGACAGCGGCCGATGAGGTACGCCTCCAGTTCCCAACAGCGATCGGTCTCGAATGA
- a CDS encoding ATP-binding protein: MDITPSPRILRMLGEIEFDEWQCIAELVDNAFDDFTDIIEGGHSWPGGYKVSVTLPGPGASLAGAEVVVKDTGRGMTRTTLEQAVKAGWSSNDRFDKLGLFGMGFNVSTARLGRRTRVLTTREGDPEWIGVEIDLDKLGPDFEAPDITEPKDDPSEHGTKIIVSNLHLARAEWLQRNAENLRTTLGRVYGWLLDNKPYELWVQGAKVKPRKLCRWGDDRFIIYGSGASAEKIPAYIDIDQTFQPADACEICGNWQNLGKETCDQCGSSQLRQRERRLHGWLGVQRHLDKREFGIDFLRNGRKILQYDKRLFNWTNPNDPTAGVDVEYPIELVNQGGRLIGEIHLDYVPVHYDKTAFEYSDRAWKAAVDYLRGEAPLQPEKAKAAGYPENNSPLARLHKGYRRNAAGRRCLVPGDGNRPLHEETRQWARKFWAGDPDYQTDEKWWAQVLIHEERVEAAKLAKATGDSKNQADEDAVIAALGGEGSTSTEEPSTTEEPTPEPEPTAPAKPETVQERLARYVGSSEIMPELSRTFGLPDLGQLQVETRTLHEHIADADNHPTPIWLALGPGGTATALIDLTHEAFTKLGLEPAELVVAEVSAALKVKADSHLAHSQIAARLRATCLPDTAVDPAVIRAQAAELLADIRQRMADNVNSDTQRALSYLDPDEQTQTENALIADGGDTLTASLVGSGRFLLYAPPLYLVKLLENWPEPFMEGNVFAGPYTSLTSPSSRRLSLARVVGYLNDVATLLTFQASPSVSQLRRTRLSLQLLQQELAPEEQ, encoded by the coding sequence ATGGACATCACCCCCTCACCACGCATCCTTCGGATGCTCGGCGAGATCGAGTTTGACGAGTGGCAGTGCATCGCCGAGCTCGTCGACAACGCCTTCGACGACTTCACAGACATCATCGAAGGCGGTCACTCCTGGCCCGGAGGCTACAAGGTCAGCGTGACCCTCCCCGGGCCGGGCGCGAGCCTAGCTGGAGCCGAAGTGGTCGTAAAGGACACGGGCCGGGGCATGACCCGGACCACCCTCGAGCAGGCGGTGAAAGCCGGGTGGTCCAGCAACGACCGGTTCGACAAGCTCGGGCTGTTCGGCATGGGATTCAACGTGAGCACCGCTCGGCTCGGACGCCGCACGCGCGTCCTCACGACCCGCGAGGGCGACCCGGAGTGGATCGGTGTCGAAATCGACCTCGACAAGCTCGGCCCCGACTTCGAGGCGCCAGACATCACCGAGCCCAAGGACGACCCGAGCGAGCACGGCACCAAGATCATCGTCAGCAACCTGCATCTCGCTCGAGCCGAATGGCTCCAACGCAACGCCGAAAACCTCCGCACGACCCTGGGGCGGGTATACGGCTGGCTCCTGGACAACAAGCCGTACGAGCTATGGGTCCAAGGGGCCAAGGTCAAGCCTCGGAAGCTATGCCGCTGGGGCGACGACCGATTCATCATCTACGGCAGCGGGGCGAGCGCCGAGAAGATCCCGGCGTACATCGACATCGACCAGACCTTCCAGCCCGCAGACGCCTGCGAGATATGTGGCAACTGGCAGAACCTTGGCAAGGAAACCTGCGACCAGTGCGGCAGTTCCCAACTCCGTCAGCGCGAACGGCGCCTGCACGGCTGGCTCGGAGTACAACGACACCTCGACAAGCGCGAGTTCGGGATCGACTTCCTGCGCAACGGACGCAAGATCCTGCAGTACGACAAGCGTCTGTTCAACTGGACCAATCCGAACGACCCGACCGCTGGCGTGGACGTCGAGTACCCGATCGAACTGGTCAACCAGGGCGGACGGCTGATCGGTGAGATCCACCTCGACTACGTCCCGGTTCACTACGACAAGACGGCTTTCGAGTACAGCGACCGCGCTTGGAAGGCAGCTGTCGACTACTTGCGTGGAGAGGCCCCGCTTCAGCCTGAGAAGGCCAAGGCAGCCGGATACCCGGAGAACAACTCCCCCCTTGCCCGGCTCCACAAGGGATATCGCAGGAACGCCGCCGGGCGCAGGTGTCTGGTCCCCGGCGACGGTAACCGACCGCTGCACGAGGAGACTCGACAGTGGGCGCGCAAGTTCTGGGCCGGCGACCCGGACTACCAGACAGACGAGAAGTGGTGGGCACAGGTCCTCATCCACGAGGAGCGCGTCGAGGCCGCTAAGTTGGCGAAAGCCACCGGCGACTCCAAGAACCAGGCCGATGAAGATGCGGTGATCGCCGCGCTGGGAGGAGAGGGCTCCACTTCTACCGAGGAACCTTCGACGACGGAGGAACCCACACCCGAACCCGAACCCACCGCGCCGGCCAAGCCTGAAACGGTCCAGGAGCGGCTCGCCCGATACGTGGGCTCCAGCGAGATCATGCCGGAACTGAGTCGCACATTCGGACTACCCGACCTGGGACAGCTTCAGGTCGAGACGCGCACGCTCCATGAACACATCGCGGACGCCGACAACCACCCGACGCCGATCTGGCTCGCGCTCGGGCCGGGAGGGACCGCCACGGCCCTCATCGACCTGACGCACGAGGCGTTCACCAAGCTCGGCCTCGAGCCCGCCGAACTGGTGGTGGCCGAAGTGAGTGCGGCACTCAAGGTGAAGGCCGACAGCCACCTGGCCCACTCGCAGATCGCGGCTCGGCTGCGCGCGACCTGCTTGCCGGACACGGCCGTCGACCCCGCCGTCATCCGCGCGCAGGCCGCCGAGCTGCTGGCCGACATCCGACAGCGCATGGCGGACAACGTGAACTCGGACACTCAGCGGGCGTTGAGCTACCTCGACCCCGACGAGCAGACGCAGACCGAGAACGCCCTGATCGCCGACGGGGGCGACACACTCACCGCGTCGCTGGTGGGAAGCGGCCGGTTCCTGCTCTACGCCCCTCCCCTCTACCTGGTGAAACTGCTGGAGAACTGGCCGGAACCCTTCATGGAGGGCAACGTCTTCGCGGGTCCCTACACCTCCCTGACATCCCCCTCTTCGCGGCGTCTCAGCCTCGCGCGCGTGGTGGGCTACCTGAACGACGTCGCTACACTCCTCACCTTCCAGGCGTCACCGAGCGTCAGCCAGCTTCGCCGGACGCGGTTGAGCCTCCAACTCCTCCAGCAAGAACTCGCCCCGGAGGAGCAGTGA